From uncultured Bacteroides sp., a single genomic window includes:
- the lptC gene encoding LPS export ABC transporter periplasmic protein LptC codes for MLTKYRKNYFFINTSIAIACWAVVMLLTFPSCTESKRPLAAAILHRDSLPVMKTLGVSTLISDSGITRYRITTKEWVIFDRKNPPYWSFEKGLLLEKFDSTYHVDASIKADTAYYYSSKKLWELKGHVLIKNVRGDKFSTEQLFWDQNLAKVYSNKFIRIQKSDRIITGHGFESNQQMTVYKIHKTAGAIPIVDKKVAPPDTVKH; via the coding sequence ATGTTAACAAAATATAGAAAGAATTACTTTTTTATCAATACAAGCATAGCTATTGCCTGCTGGGCAGTTGTTATGCTTCTTACATTCCCTTCCTGCACAGAGAGCAAACGCCCTTTAGCTGCTGCTATCCTGCATCGGGATTCTTTGCCGGTAATGAAAACGTTGGGGGTCTCCACCTTGATCTCCGATTCGGGAATTACCCGTTACAGGATTACAACAAAAGAATGGGTGATCTTTGACCGAAAGAATCCGCCATACTGGTCTTTTGAGAAAGGATTGCTTCTGGAAAAGTTCGATTCAACTTATCATGTAGATGCCAGCATTAAAGCCGATACAGCTTATTACTATTCCAGCAAGAAACTATGGGAACTAAAAGGGCATGTACTGATTAAGAATGTACGCGGCGACAAATTCAGCACAGAGCAGCTTTTCTGGGATCAGAATCTAGCAAAGGTTTATTCTAATAAATTTATCCGTATTCAGAAATCTGACAGAATTATAACCGGCCACGGTTTTGAGTCTAATCAACAGATGACGGTTTATAAGATTCACAAAACAGCAGGTGCTATTCCTATTGTAGATAAAAAAGTAGCTCCTCCGGATACAGTCAAACACTAA
- a CDS encoding DUF4105 domain-containing protein: MIKKMKIGCRALSVKYALFIVCICFIYPFQLKAASEDSVRISLLTCSPGSEIYALFGHTALRYENKQSGMDVVFNYGMFDFNAPHFIWRYIKGETDYQLGVTDYFYFEKEYANRNSSVYQQTLNLLPQEKESLFNILKNNYLPENRVYRYNFFFDNCSTRPRDRIEECIKGKIKYTENNSSLSFRDIVHQFTASNKWAEFGIDLCLGSKADEIADYRFKMFAPYFLKEALKGAKIKTNDGKERTLLSDAKEIVASSAEKKEAESSYPSPLLTAWSLFAVVLLITIYGYKKQKIFWGIDIILFSMAGFAGCIIAFLVCFSQHPTVSPNYMLFVFHPLHLLYLPLMVWKARKKSKDPYQLANLAVLTFFMVFFYLLPQKINFAVVPLALCLWIRSMNYVFLTYKRNK, from the coding sequence ATGATAAAGAAAATGAAAATCGGATGTAGAGCGTTGAGTGTGAAATATGCCTTGTTTATAGTATGTATATGTTTTATATATCCATTTCAGTTAAAGGCGGCTTCCGAAGATTCTGTTCGTATTAGTCTGCTAACTTGTTCCCCGGGTTCAGAAATTTATGCTCTTTTTGGTCACACTGCTTTGCGTTATGAAAATAAGCAAAGTGGAATGGATGTCGTTTTTAATTATGGAATGTTTGATTTTAATGCTCCTCATTTTATTTGGAGGTATATTAAGGGAGAAACCGATTATCAGTTGGGGGTGACTGATTATTTCTACTTTGAAAAGGAGTATGCTAATCGCAATTCCAGTGTTTATCAGCAAACACTAAACCTTCTTCCTCAGGAAAAGGAGTCGCTTTTTAATATACTCAAAAATAATTATCTGCCAGAAAACAGAGTTTACCGCTATAATTTCTTTTTTGATAATTGCTCCACCCGCCCCAGGGATCGTATAGAGGAATGTATTAAGGGAAAAATAAAGTATACAGAAAACAATTCTTCATTATCTTTCAGAGATATTGTGCATCAATTTACAGCATCAAATAAATGGGCAGAGTTTGGAATAGATTTATGTTTGGGAAGTAAAGCGGATGAAATTGCTGACTATAGGTTTAAAATGTTTGCTCCTTATTTTTTGAAAGAAGCATTGAAAGGAGCTAAGATAAAAACAAACGATGGGAAGGAAAGAACTCTGCTGTCTGACGCTAAGGAAATTGTGGCTAGTTCTGCGGAAAAGAAAGAAGCTGAATCTTCATACCCATCTCCTTTATTAACAGCCTGGTCACTGTTTGCTGTTGTGCTGTTAATCACTATTTATGGATATAAAAAGCAGAAAATTTTCTGGGGGATAGATATTATATTGTTTAGTATGGCCGGATTTGCAGGATGTATTATCGCTTTTCTTGTTTGCTTCTCCCAACATCCCACAGTGAGCCCTAATTATATGTTATTTGTTTTCCATCCTCTGCATTTGCTCTATCTGCCTTTAATGGTTTGGAAGGCTAGAAAAAAGAGTAAGGATCCTTATCAACTGGCAAATTTGGCTGTTTTAACATTTTTTATGGTGTTTTTCTACTTACTGCCTCAAAAAATTAATTTTGCAGTTGTACCTTTGGCACTCTGTTTGTGGATTCGTTCCATGAACTATGTTTTTTTGACTTACAAAAGAAATAAATGA
- a CDS encoding SurA N-terminal domain-containing protein has product MATLQKIRSKGPLLVIVIGLALFAFIAGDAWKIFQPHQKNDVGEVNGESLSAQDYQKLVDEYTEVVKFSSGMTALTDEQTTQIKDEVWRSYVNNKLIETEAKKLGLTVSKAEIQAMIDEGTNPVLQQTPFKNQKTGMFDKDMLKKFLVDYAKMDKAKMPAQYAQYYESMFKFWTFVEKNLAQTRLAEKYQNLVSRSLISNPIEAKAAFEARVNTADFLIAAVPYTSIPDASIKVSDSELKDLYNKKKEQFKQYVESRNIKYIDVQVLPSKTDKSAVEKDVKDNTAKLASVTGSDYTSVIRNSESTVPFADLFYTKAAFPADIASHIDSAAIGQIYGPYYNQADNSYNSFKVLAKESAADSIQFRQIQISAETPEKAKALADSAYNAIKSGSDFAEIAKKYKGNPEAQWITSQAYAGATLDANNVKLFSTLFGLGVNETANIALPQANIILQVLDKKAVKDKYKVAVIKKPVSFSKETYNKIYNDFSQFVAANSTVEKINANAEAKGYKLLERKDLYSAEHVIGGIKGTREAMKWVFAAKAGDVSQMFECGDNDHLLVIALTDIVKEGYRPLELVKDQLKAEIIKDKKAEKIMADIKAKKLQSFAQCQTIPNVVTDSVKHVSFAAPAYVSAVRSSEPVLSAYASIAQLNKLSGPVKGNAAVFVFQPYNKERLKEVYNQKQEEMKVQSTAMRAVSRFVNDLYIKANVKDTRYLFF; this is encoded by the coding sequence ATGGCAACGTTACAAAAAATCAGATCAAAAGGACCTCTATTGGTTATAGTTATTGGTCTTGCTCTGTTTGCTTTCATCGCAGGTGATGCCTGGAAAATTTTTCAGCCCCATCAGAAAAACGATGTTGGTGAAGTAAACGGAGAATCTCTTTCTGCTCAAGATTATCAAAAACTGGTAGATGAATATACCGAAGTTGTTAAATTTTCAAGTGGGATGACTGCTTTAACAGATGAACAGACAACACAAATTAAAGACGAAGTTTGGAGATCTTACGTAAACAACAAATTGATTGAAACAGAAGCTAAGAAATTAGGTCTGACAGTTTCTAAAGCAGAAATCCAGGCAATGATTGACGAAGGTACAAATCCTGTGCTTCAACAAACTCCTTTCAAAAATCAGAAAACAGGAATGTTTGATAAAGACATGCTAAAGAAGTTTCTTGTAGATTACGCTAAAATGGACAAGGCTAAGATGCCTGCTCAATATGCTCAATACTACGAATCAATGTTCAAGTTCTGGACATTCGTTGAAAAGAATCTGGCTCAGACCCGTCTGGCTGAGAAATATCAGAACCTGGTTTCGCGTTCTCTGATTTCAAATCCTATTGAGGCTAAAGCTGCTTTCGAAGCTAGAGTAAACACTGCCGACTTCTTAATTGCAGCAGTTCCTTACACTTCTATTCCTGATGCAAGCATCAAAGTTTCCGATTCAGAATTGAAAGACTTGTATAACAAGAAAAAAGAACAGTTTAAACAATATGTTGAATCACGCAACATTAAATACATTGATGTTCAGGTTCTTCCAAGCAAAACAGATAAATCTGCAGTAGAAAAAGACGTTAAAGATAACACAGCAAAACTGGCAAGCGTAACAGGTAGCGATTATACAAGCGTTATCCGTAATTCAGAATCTACAGTTCCTTTTGCTGATTTGTTCTACACAAAAGCTGCTTTCCCTGCAGACATTGCATCACACATTGATTCTGCAGCGATTGGTCAGATCTACGGACCTTACTACAACCAGGCAGACAATTCATACAATTCATTTAAGGTTCTAGCTAAAGAGTCTGCTGCCGATTCAATTCAGTTCCGTCAGATTCAGATTTCTGCAGAAACACCAGAAAAGGCAAAAGCACTTGCAGACAGCGCATACAATGCTATTAAATCAGGAAGCGATTTTGCTGAAATTGCAAAAAAATACAAGGGCAATCCTGAAGCACAATGGATCACCTCACAAGCTTATGCAGGTGCTACATTGGATGCCAATAACGTAAAACTATTCTCTACATTATTTGGTCTGGGAGTTAACGAAACAGCAAACATCGCTCTTCCTCAGGCAAACATTATTCTGCAGGTTCTTGATAAGAAAGCAGTAAAAGACAAATATAAAGTTGCTGTAATCAAAAAACCGGTAAGCTTCAGCAAAGAAACATATAACAAGATCTACAATGACTTTAGTCAGTTTGTTGCTGCTAATTCAACAGTTGAAAAAATCAATGCTAATGCAGAAGCTAAAGGATACAAATTACTGGAAAGAAAAGACCTTTACAGTGCCGAACACGTTATAGGTGGAATTAAAGGTACTCGTGAAGCAATGAAATGGGTTTTTGCTGCTAAAGCAGGCGACGTATCTCAAATGTTTGAATGCGGCGATAACGACCATCTATTAGTTATAGCTCTTACAGACATCGTTAAAGAAGGTTATCGTCCTCTTGAACTGGTTAAAGACCAGCTTAAAGCAGAAATAATCAAAGATAAAAAAGCTGAAAAGATTATGGCGGATATCAAAGCCAAGAAACTACAAAGCTTTGCACAGTGCCAAACAATACCAAACGTTGTAACTGACTCTGTTAAACACGTTTCATTTGCAGCTCCTGCATACGTTTCTGCTGTAAGAAGCAGTGAACCTGTATTAAGCGCTTATGCTTCAATAGCACAACTGAATAAGTTGAGTGGTCCTGTAAAAGGAAACGCTGCTGTATTCGTATTCCAGCCTTATAATAAAGAAAGACTGAAAGAGGTATACAACCAGAAACAGGAAGAAATGAAGGTTCAAAGCACAGCTATGAGAGCAGTAAGCAGATTTGTAAATGATCTTTATATCAAAGCAAATGTAAAAGATACACGTTATCTGTTCTTCTAA
- a CDS encoding hemolysin family protein, whose protein sequence is MNLIFYILATFFFSAFFSGMEAAFISVDKLRLKMDKNEKSLNFRIHSFFFRHASDLISTMLVGNCIALVIYGILIAQFLNRYLLRGFAGNYFLSLFLQIIIATLLILVTSEFMSKTLFKQNANLTLTIFAIPLYICYIILYPFSKLCSGLFYTILRLFGVTINKEVQNKAFGKVDLDYFIQSSIDKADNREEVETEVKIFQNALDFSSIKIRDCIVPRPEVVATDIDTDLEELKAKFIESGISKIIVYHDNIDNIVGYIHSSEMFRDAANWKNNIQEIPIVPETMGANKLMKLFMQQKKTLAVVVDEFGGTTGIVSLEDLVEEIFGEIEDEHDTTSYIAKQTDKDEYILSARLEIERVNEMFNLDLPESEDYLTVGGFILNHYQNFPKLHEIVKINHFQFKILKRTTTKIELVKLKVTR, encoded by the coding sequence ATGAACCTTATTTTCTACATACTAGCAACTTTCTTCTTTTCAGCTTTTTTTTCCGGAATGGAAGCAGCATTTATTTCGGTCGATAAGTTGCGCCTGAAAATGGATAAGAATGAAAAAAGTTTAAACTTTCGCATTCATTCTTTCTTTTTCAGACATGCAAGCGATCTTATCTCGACAATGCTAGTAGGGAATTGCATTGCATTAGTAATTTATGGTATTCTAATTGCACAGTTCCTAAACAGATATCTGCTTAGAGGATTTGCAGGCAACTATTTTTTATCCCTTTTCCTGCAAATAATAATTGCGACCTTACTGATTCTGGTGACAAGCGAGTTTATGTCAAAAACACTGTTCAAACAGAATGCCAATCTAACCCTTACCATTTTTGCTATTCCACTATATATATGCTATATAATTCTGTACCCCTTTTCTAAATTGTGTTCAGGATTATTCTACACTATACTCAGATTATTTGGAGTGACAATAAACAAGGAAGTGCAGAATAAAGCATTTGGTAAAGTAGATTTAGATTACTTTATTCAGTCAAGCATTGATAAAGCTGATAACCGGGAAGAAGTAGAAACAGAAGTAAAAATATTCCAAAATGCATTAGACTTTTCTTCCATTAAAATACGAGACTGTATCGTCCCCCGTCCCGAAGTCGTAGCTACAGATATTGATACTGATCTGGAAGAATTAAAAGCAAAGTTTATCGAATCAGGCATTTCAAAAATAATTGTTTATCACGATAATATAGACAATATTGTAGGTTACATACACTCTTCAGAGATGTTCAGGGATGCCGCCAACTGGAAAAATAATATCCAGGAGATACCCATTGTACCTGAAACAATGGGAGCCAATAAACTGATGAAACTTTTCATGCAACAAAAGAAGACATTAGCTGTAGTGGTAGATGAGTTTGGGGGCACTACAGGAATTGTTTCACTGGAAGATCTGGTAGAAGAAATCTTCGGAGAAATAGAAGACGAACATGACACAACCTCTTATATAGCCAAGCAGACTGACAAAGATGAATATATTCTTTCAGCCAGGCTGGAGATAGAACGAGTGAATGAAATGTTTAATCTTGATTTACCTGAATCAGAGGACTACCTCACAGTTGGAGGATTTATTCTGAATCATTACCAAAACTTTCCAAAACTGCATGAAATAGTTAAAATAAACCACTTCCAATTTAAAATTTTAAAGCGCACAACCACTAAAATAGAGCTAGTTAAGTTGAAAGTGACACGATGA
- a CDS encoding archaeosortase/exosortase family protein has product MKAKPNERTLAWKRRLIPFRGVIVFVAVVVLSHFSWKMLFHTGFDNQEYEKALMENRIPSVSFRLKEIIWRWSGIGEIDRDNKDSRYISFLNKNVTASFVPWAEKSAAVSFWVVNVIFRQHLFLMDYVVESEVEKETSHTLLSYDKSHGPMINIVWGCTGVKQLYVLFFVIFFSRGIWWKRFIYFLCGCLVMLLFNVLRISIVTLLIKPYPGSFELLHDWVFKYLFYGLIFLLWMLWEEKFSGNNLVKK; this is encoded by the coding sequence ATGAAAGCAAAACCGAATGAACGGACACTAGCTTGGAAAAGAAGATTAATACCGTTTCGTGGAGTTATTGTTTTTGTGGCAGTTGTTGTACTGTCTCATTTCTCGTGGAAAATGCTTTTTCATACTGGATTTGATAATCAGGAATATGAAAAGGCTTTGATGGAAAATAGAATACCTTCAGTCTCTTTTAGATTAAAGGAGATCATTTGGAGATGGTCTGGGATTGGGGAAATTGATCGAGACAATAAAGATAGCCGTTACATCTCTTTTTTGAATAAAAATGTGACAGCTTCTTTTGTGCCTTGGGCAGAAAAGAGTGCTGCAGTTAGCTTTTGGGTGGTAAATGTGATTTTCAGGCAACATCTATTTCTCATGGATTATGTCGTGGAATCTGAAGTAGAAAAGGAAACATCTCATACACTTCTTTCTTACGATAAATCACATGGCCCGATGATTAACATTGTTTGGGGATGTACAGGAGTGAAACAACTTTATGTCCTCTTTTTTGTGATCTTTTTCAGCCGCGGAATCTGGTGGAAACGGTTCATTTATTTTTTATGTGGCTGCCTTGTGATGCTATTGTTTAATGTATTACGGATTAGTATTGTGACATTGCTTATTAAACCTTATCCAGGTAGCTTTGAATTGTTGCACGATTGGGTATTCAAATATTTGTTTTATGGATTAATTTTCTTGCTCTGGATGTTGTGGGAAGAAAAGTTTTCCGGAAATAATCTTGTGAAGAAATGA
- a CDS encoding type III pantothenate kinase encodes MNLVIDIGNTVAKVAIFNDNSLVEVFRSSNQYLDCLPEVLTKFQIRQGILASVIDLSQKITEQLEALSFPVTRLNIDTQLPIKNLYRTPETLGNDRLASVIGANDICPKKDILVIDAGTCITYDFIDAKGRYLGGNISPGKAMRFKAMHKFTGKLPLIDEKGIRHSLGEDTETAIREGVLRGMEFEIQGYIDFLKKDYPGLLVFLTGGDGFLFETNLKNLIFADDFLVLKGLNRILNYNDGRI; translated from the coding sequence GTGAACTTAGTAATAGATATAGGAAACACAGTAGCAAAGGTTGCGATATTCAATGACAATTCGTTAGTAGAAGTCTTTCGTAGCTCAAATCAGTATCTCGATTGCCTGCCGGAAGTTCTAACAAAATTTCAGATAAGGCAAGGGATATTGGCATCTGTCATTGATTTATCGCAAAAGATTACTGAGCAGCTAGAAGCACTGTCCTTTCCTGTAACCAGGCTTAATATAGATACACAGTTGCCTATAAAGAATCTCTATCGTACCCCCGAAACATTAGGGAATGATCGGTTAGCATCTGTAATCGGAGCCAATGATATCTGTCCGAAAAAGGACATCCTTGTTATTGATGCCGGAACATGCATAACTTATGATTTTATTGATGCTAAAGGAAGATATCTGGGAGGCAATATTTCTCCTGGAAAGGCAATGAGATTTAAAGCAATGCATAAATTTACAGGTAAGCTGCCGTTAATTGATGAAAAAGGTATACGACATTCTTTAGGAGAGGATACAGAAACAGCTATTCGGGAAGGAGTGCTGAGAGGAATGGAATTCGAAATACAAGGATATATAGATTTTTTAAAAAAAGATTATCCCGGACTTTTGGTTTTTTTAACAGGGGGAGACGGATTTCTTTTTGAAACAAACTTAAAAAATCTCATCTTTGCAGATGATTTTTTAGTATTGAAAGGCTTAAACAGAATATTAAACTATAATGATGGTAGGATATAA
- a CDS encoding alkaline phosphatase family protein, translating to MKGLLTSIITVLTFTGLQAQPQAAMPKLVVSLTVDQLRTDYIDAFSALYGEKGFKRLWKDGRVYRNAEFNFSNPDKASSIASIYTGTFPTIHGITGERWMDISTLRVKNSVDDRDFMGNYTDEMSSASQLMVSTLGDELKVATQGKGLVYAIAPYREAAVFGAGHAGNGAFWLNDDTGKWCGTTYYSDFPWFVSQYNDRKALDFRINGMVWTPFRPVSEYKYLKSQWAQETFSYNFDEARKNKFRKLKSSPYMNEEINYFLEDIFTSSAIGQDETPDLLALTYYAGNYDHKSVKECALVMQDTYVRLDKSIGDLLDLIDRKVGLNNVLFCITSTGYVDAEGPEPERFRIPGGEFYLDRCAALLNMYLMAVYGEGQYVEAHNDLQLYLNHKLIEKKQLDLNDVLAKASDFLIQFSGVKEVYTSHRLLLGAWTPEIQKIRNAYNRSRSGDLTLDILPGWTVVNADSQSESKVIRKAYIPSPLIFLGGNVKPEIINTPVNVDCFAPTVARFMRIRAPNGCSSAPLANIFR from the coding sequence ATGAAAGGTTTACTCACATCTATAATAACTGTACTTACTTTTACCGGACTACAGGCTCAGCCTCAGGCAGCAATGCCAAAGCTTGTTGTAAGCCTGACCGTTGATCAGTTGCGTACTGATTATATTGATGCTTTTTCTGCTCTTTACGGCGAAAAAGGCTTTAAACGTCTGTGGAAAGACGGAAGGGTATACCGGAATGCTGAGTTTAATTTTTCTAATCCTGACAAAGCTTCGTCAATAGCATCCATTTATACTGGTACATTTCCTACCATCCATGGTATCACTGGTGAACGATGGATGGATATTTCTACCTTACGGGTAAAAAACAGTGTGGATGATCGTGATTTCATGGGCAATTATACCGATGAAATGTCTTCGGCTTCCCAGTTAATGGTTTCTACCCTTGGAGATGAACTGAAAGTTGCTACTCAGGGGAAAGGCTTGGTTTATGCAATTGCTCCTTATCGCGAAGCTGCGGTTTTTGGTGCAGGACATGCAGGTAACGGAGCTTTTTGGCTGAATGATGATACTGGTAAATGGTGCGGAACTACCTATTATAGTGATTTTCCTTGGTTTGTAAGCCAATATAACGATCGGAAAGCGTTGGATTTTCGTATAAACGGAATGGTTTGGACTCCTTTCCGCCCCGTTTCCGAGTATAAGTATCTTAAATCTCAATGGGCACAGGAAACTTTTTCTTATAACTTTGATGAAGCCAGGAAGAATAAGTTCCGGAAATTAAAGTCCAGCCCATATATGAACGAGGAAATTAATTATTTCCTTGAGGATATATTTACGAGCAGTGCTATAGGTCAGGATGAAACTCCTGATTTGCTAGCTTTGACTTACTATGCCGGTAATTATGATCACAAAAGCGTAAAAGAATGTGCTTTAGTGATGCAGGACACCTATGTGCGATTGGATAAAAGCATTGGCGATCTTTTGGATCTTATTGACAGGAAAGTTGGATTAAACAATGTACTGTTTTGCATTACTTCTACCGGATATGTTGATGCTGAAGGACCTGAACCTGAAAGGTTCCGTATCCCCGGAGGTGAATTCTATTTAGATCGTTGTGCGGCTCTTCTTAATATGTACCTGATGGCTGTTTATGGTGAAGGTCAGTATGTGGAAGCACATAATGATTTACAACTGTATTTAAACCATAAACTAATTGAGAAGAAACAACTGGACTTGAATGATGTGCTTGCCAAAGCCTCTGATTTCCTGATTCAGTTTAGTGGAGTGAAGGAAGTGTATACTTCTCATCGCTTGTTACTTGGAGCGTGGACTCCGGAAATTCAAAAGATACGTAATGCATACAATCGTAGCCGTTCTGGTGATTTAACTCTTGATATTCTTCCAGGATGGACTGTTGTAAATGCAGATTCTCAATCAGAAAGTAAGGTTATTCGTAAAGCTTATATCCCTTCTCCGCTGATCTTTTTAGGGGGAAATGTAAAGCCTGAAATTATAAATACTCCGGTCAATGTAGACTGTTTTGCACCAACAGTAGCTCGATTCATGAGAATCAGAGCTCCCAATGGCTGCTCTTCTGCTCCTCTTGCAAATATATTCAGATAA